The Gammaproteobacteria bacterium genomic interval CAGAGAGTGGAGACACACTGTACACGGTCCGGGCCGGATCTCCACGCACCATGAGCCCGAATACGGTAAGGAAGATCTGTGATATCGCCGATCGGTTCTGTCAAGGATATCTGCGCTTCAGCATGCGCACGAACGTTGAATTCATGGTGGAAAAAGAGGAGGACGTGGAGCCCCTGATCGAGGCCATCAAGACGGAGCTGGGATTTCCGATCGGTGGTACGGGCCCATCTATCTCCAATATCTCCCACACCCAGGGATGGTTGCACTGCAACCTGCCGGGGACGGATGCCGCTGGCACAGTCAAGGCGCTGATGGACGATCTAATAGATGAGTTCGAGAACGAGCGTTTCCCCAACCGGGTGAAGATCACGACTTCCTGCTGCCAGATCAACTGCGGCCGGCATGCGGATATCGGGGTTATTGTTCAGCACCACCATGCGCCACGTACCAACCATAGCAACATGCAGATCTGCGATCTGCCCAAGGTCGTAGCCATCTGCCCGGTGGCGGCCATCCGGCCAGCGGTGGTAGACGGCAATCAGTCGGTCGAGGTGGTTGAGGAGAAGTGTATGTATTGCGGGGCCTGTCATGGCCAGTGCCCAAGCATGGAGATCCGGGATGCGGAAACGGATACGCTCTCCATTTGGGTGGGCGGCAAGGGCTCCAATACCCGTAGCGGACCGTCTCTGATGAAACTGGCAGTCTGGGGACTGCCGAACAATCCGCCACGCTGGCCCGAAGTCTCGGATGCCGTACGCAAGATACTGCAGGCCTACAAGGAGGGGGGCAAGGACTGGGAGCGGGTGGGCGAGTGGATCGAGCGCATTGGCTGGCAGCGTTTCTTTGAGAAGACCGGTTTTCCGTTCACCAAGTACCACATCGAAGATGGTCCCGGTGCCATGTGGACCTACAACCGGTCTACACACGTCCGGATTTAGCCACCATAACGAGAATATGCGAGAGGAACGAGGGATATGGAAACCACTATCTTTCGTGACGGGTTGTCCCGCGCCGAGGTCGAGGTCACACTCAAGAACTTCGACCCCGAGGAAATTGTGGTCCGCAACGGCCGCAGCTGGAAATGTCCCGTTTACGTTCAACGTCTGCCGCCGTGCCGCAATAAATGCCCTGCCAGCGAGGACATTCGCGGTTACCTCACTACGATTGCCCAGGCGGACCTATTTCACGACACGGCCGGAGAGGTGCTGGACCAGGCCTGGCGGATACTGACTGACAAGAACCCTCTGCCATCCGTGCACGGCAGAATCTGCCCGCATCCTTGCGAGACAGCCTGCAACCGCAAGCACAAGGAAGACGGCGCCGTCGCCATCAACAACATGGAGCGATTCATCGGCGACTATGGGTTGAAGCGCAAGCTGAAGCTGACGAAGCTCACCGATGAGGTCAAGCCTGAAAAGATAGCCATCGTCGGATCGGGGCCGTCCGGCCTTTCCGCTGCCTATCAGATGGCCCGCCGGGGTTATCGGGTCACGATATTTGAGGCCTATGAGAAACCCGGGGGCATGTTGCGTTACGGCATCCCCCCCTACCGCCTGCCGAAGGATGTACTGGATGCGGAGATCCAGAACATTCTCGATCTCGGTGTGAAGCTCAAGTGCAACACCAAGGTGGGCGAGGACATCTCCTTCGGGAAGATCCGGCGGGACTTCGATGCCGTCTATGTCGCCGGCGGCTCCCACAAAGGGGCTAACATGGACGTTCCTGGTGAGGACTCCGCGAACATCTTCACCGCCGCCAGTTTCCTGAACCGCGTCAACACAGGAGCCAAGGTGGACATCGGTGATCGCGTCGTGGTCGTCGGCGGCGGAGACAGTGCGGTGGACGCGGCCCGCGTCTCCGTGCGGCTGCAGGCACTGAAGCGCGAGGAAGAGGATCTCGCAGAGGTTCAGGAAATCGACGAGGAAGAGCTCGGCGAGGAAGTGAAAGCGCAGGTGGCCGTACAAGACACCATTTCCGACAAGACCATGGTGGATGCGGCTCGGGTCAGTAAAAGGGTATCCAAGTACTCGGAGGTGGTCGTCCTCTATCGTCGGACCCGGGACGAGATGCCGGCCATTTCAGAGGATGTGGATGCCGCGGAAGCGGAAGGGATTCGTATCGAGTACCTGTCTGCTCCCGTACGCTTTGTCACAGAAGGCGGACGAGCCACCGCCGTCGAGTGCATTCGCATGGAGTTGGGAGAGCCGGACGAGTCCGGACGCCGCCGACCTGTCCCCATCAATGGCTCGGAGTTCACGCTTCCGGTAGACACTGTCATGGTGGGCATTGGACAGAAACCGGACCTTGTGGGTGGCATGACGGAGCTGGCCAACAAGTGGGGCTGGGTGGATGCCAGCAGCGTTGGAGAAACCAACCAGGCTGGCGTCTTTGCCGGCGGAGACGTGTTAGGCCTTGGGATCTCCGCCAACGCCACGGGACAGGGCCGCGTCGCCGCCCGGGGCATGGACGCCTATCTACAAAGGAGAGAGTACAAACGCCCACACATGGGCGCGCCGGTGAAACACACTGAATTGCGATTGGACTACTACCCGCGGGCCCCCCGCAACGAGGAAGTGGAGATCGATGTTGCCGAGGCCGTCGCCAGTTTCAGCGAAATCAGAAAGACGCTCTCTAGCGAACAGGCTCTGGCCGAGGCGGCCCGCTGCATGAGTTGTGGGCTGTGCAACGTCTGTGATCAGTGCCGGATCTTCTGCCCCCAGCAGGCCATCACCCGCAGTATGAAACGCGCCAAGGGCAAGGTGATGTTCACTGACTATACCCGTTGTACGGGCTGTCATGTGTGTTTCGAGGCATGTCCTACAGGGTACATTAACATGGGCATGGGATTTTAGTGCTCAGTCCAACTAATTACGGGTTCAGCGCTCCCTGGTGTTTCGCGATAAGGCGTAGCGCGTGCAGGCAATGGCCATTTCCCTGGTCACAAACGCTGCAACGCGGCTGCGGGGACGCCAGGGGAGCGCGCGCGCCCGAAGGGTTAGCTTGTCAGCTGCCCATGGACGAACAGCGTTGCGCCTCTTGAAAAGGGAGCGGCCATTCCCGCGAGGAGCGCCTTGCCATGACCGCTGACAAGCTAACTGAACTCGCAATGATCAGAGTTGGGCAGAGCACGAGCCTCTGTCCAACCCTATTTAATGATGAACCGCAGGTTGGCGAGTTCGTGATAATCCAGCGGCGATTTCTTCGCTGATGTCTCTTTGGCCACTTTCCTGTGAAAATTGAATAGCCCGCCGAGAACATCACGTCGGCTGATGAATCCCAGCAGCTTTTTCTTCTTCACGACGGGCAGGTACCTGTGAGGGTGCTGCGTGAATATGATCGCCATGGAAAAGATGTCGGTCTCAGGTGACACGCAGAGCGGGAAGCGTTCCATCATGTGCTTGGCTGTGACGCTCGGGTTCCCATAGAAAACCTCGCTGGACAGGTATTCCATGCAATCCCTTTCAGAGATTATCCCTATCAACTCCAAGTCGCCCTTCTTTCCCACCACGACGGGAGCGGCGGGGATCTGCTTCTCGATCAACAGGTGTACAACCTCCTCCAATGTCATATCCGGCGAGACGGTGAATACGTCTGTGATTATGAGATCACTGACTAGCGGTGGCTCAAGTGTCTTACCCATCTTCGATCTCCTTGCTGCCGCGACTTTCGGTTTCCGGCAGAATCCCCACTATAACTTTGCGTAACTTTGACGCAGGTGCAAACGGCCGCGGATTGTACGCAACCGAATCCAGTAGGATTATTACTGCCAGAGGTTTTCCAGTGCCATCAGCACATCACGCCGGCTGATCTGGCCCACGAGACGGTTGTCTTTCATGACCGGATAGCGGCGGTAGCCGTCCCGTAAGAACATGCCGGCAATGTCGACGATGTTGGTGTCTGCATCCACAGTTTTCGTCTCCGCGTGCATGTATTCCGCGACCGTGCCCGCGGATTCGCTGTGATAACTTGCGTGCAGGGCTACCTTGAGACAGTCTTTCTCTGAAAGCACACCGACCAGGTTACCCTGTTTGTCCACAACCGGGCCCCCGGAGATACGTTTCTCTATCAGAAGGCTGATGGCCTTGAGAATATCCATGTCCGGGCTGAATGTGACCAGATTTGCGGACATATAATCTTTGACGGCGACGGATTTTGGCATAATTCCTCCGCGAATATGGCGCACAGGCTCAGGAAACTAAGGGATTCTCCGAGCGCGGAAGCACGCAACGGCGATTACATCCTATCAGGCAAGAGTGTGAGGCGCTGCCTTTTGTAAACCCTTGCTTTCTCTGCGGTGAACATTTGAGATATCCGGGCTAACGACCATGCTGGGCAAGCACATGAGATTTGATGGTTCGCCGCTCGGCGTCGGCGGAGTCAAAGATGGCGGCGCGAGTCCGCCTTTTCCCGCTCGGGACAGGGCCCATCGCAGGCCGTGCACCCGCTGCCGAGTCCCTTGATTCCCTGCAAGCCCCCGCAGCTCCCCTTTATCGGCGGCCGTCCGGCAAGTATCCCCAAACCCAGCCCCAGCATGGCCAGCAGGAATATCAGTAAGCTCATCAGAAACAGCGTCATTCGATCAGCGTCCACCTACCCCGAAGTCGTCAAGAAAGATGTTTTCTTCTTCCACGCCCAGTTCCTCGAGCATGTGAATCACGGCGGAGTTCATCATGGGGGGGCCGCAAAGATAGTATTCGCATTCCTCCGGGGCCGGGTGATCCTTGAGATACTCCTCGTACAGCGTGGTATGGATGAACCCGGTGTGACCGGTCCAGTTGTCTTCAGGCAGAGGGTCCGACAGGGCGATGTACCATCTGAAGTTCTCGTTCTCCTCCTGCAGCCGTTCAAAGTCCTCCATATAGAACATCTCCCGCCGGCTGCGCGCCCCGTACCAGAAGGTCATCTTGCGCCTCGCACGCAAGCGCTTCAGCTGGTCGAATATGTGCGATCGCATCGGTGCCATGCCTGCACCGCCACCCACGAATACCATTTCGTTGTCCGTATCCTTGGCGAAGAACTCGCCAAAGGGCCCCGAAACCGTGACCTTGTCGCCGGGTCTCAGGTTAAATATATAAGAGGACATGATCCCGGGGGGTGTTGAGGGAGGCGCAACGGAGGGCGGGGTGGCAATCCGCACATTGAGCATCACGATGTCGTTCTCACCGGGGTAATTCGCCATGGAATAGGCGCGACCCACTGGCGTCTTGACCACCGACTCGTAACGCCAGAGTTTGTAACGGTCCCATTCGTCACGGAATTCCGGCTCGATGTCGAAGTCGCTGAACTTAAGGCGATGGGGCGGGCATTCGATCTTCACGTAGCCGCCGGCACGGAAATTGATCGTCTCCCCCGGTGGCAGCTGCAGCACCAGTTCCTTAATGAAGGTGGCCACATTTCTGTTGGAGCGGACAGAGCATTCCCACGTCTTGGCGCCGAATATTTCCCGGGGCACCTGCACATTGAGATCGTGTCTCACAGTCACCTGACAGGAAAGCCGGTCACCTTCCGCCGCCTCTCGTTTGGTGATATGCGTCGCTTCCGTGGGGAGAAGTGGGTCGTCGATCCCTAGCACCTTGACCCGGCATTGACCGCATGTACCGCCGCCACCGCAGGCCGTCGAGACGTACAGACCACCGCTGGCGAGGGCGTCTGTGAGCTTCGCACCCGCCGCGGCTTCAAAGGACGTTTCCCCATTCACCGTAATAGTCACGTTGCCAGTGGTGACCAGCCACGCGCGCGCCATGAGGATGACGCAAACCAGAATGAGCACGATGGCCGTGAACATGCCCACGCCCATGGCGATCTCAACCATGGTGATTCCCTCCAGCTAAGCGGTACATCACCCGGGTTGGGACCGACATGATCCACAGCGGTATCTTGTTCATACGGGTTAGAGCTGCATCCCGGAAAAGGCCATGAAGCCCAGGGACATGAGACCGGCACTGATGAATGTGATCCCGAGGCCCTGCAGGCCATCGGGTACATCGCTGTACTTGAGCTTCTCGCGAATACCGGCAAGGAGGGTGATGGCCAGCGCCCAGCCAATCCCGCTGCCCAACCCGAACACCACGCTCTCTCCAAAGGCATAATCCCGCTCCACCATGAACAGCGATCCGCCGAGGATGGCGCAGTTGACGGTAATCAGCGGCAGAAAGATGCCCAGGCCGTGATAGAGAAGGGGGAAATAACGGTCCAGGGTCATCTCCAGGATCTGCACCATCGCGGCAATCACCCCGATGTAGGTGATGAAACCGAGGAAGCTAAGGTCCACGTCCGGCAGGCCCGCCCAGGAGAAGGCGCCTTCCTGGAGGACGTGGTGAAATACCAGATTATTGATGGGTACGGTGATGGTCTGTATCACGATCACCGCCGCGCCGAGTCCCATGGCGGTCTCGATCTGCTTGGAGATGGCCAGGAACGTGCACATACCCAGAAAGAATGTGAGGGCGAGGTTCTCGACGAAAACGGCCTTGATCAACAGGCTGAGATAACCTTCCATCACAGCACCTCGGTCCGGTGTACCTGGCGAATCTGATATTGCGGCTTCTCGACCTGTTCGGTCTTCCAGCTGCGTACTGCCCAGATGAGCAGGCCGATAATGACGAACGCGGCGGGCGCCAGGAGCATCAGGCCGTTGGGTTCATACCAGCCGCCCTCTCTCTCCAACGGCAGAAACTGATAACCGAGCAGCTTGCCGGTACCCAACAACTCCCTCAAGGTCCCCACCGTCATCAGGATGAGGCTAAAACCCAGTCCATGCCCGACACCGTCCAGAAAGCTGGAGAACACCGGGTTCTTCGAAGCGAAAGCCTCGGCACGCCCCAGCACGATACAGTTGGTGATGATTAGGCCGACGAATACCGAAAGCTGCTTGCTCAGCTCATAGGCGTAGGCCTTAAGTAGCTGGTCGACGACGATCACCAGGGAGGCGATGATGGTCATGTAGACGATGATACGAATGTTGGTGGGTACGTAGTGGCGAATCGCACTGACGAATACGTTCGACAAGGCCAGCACCGAGGTCATGGCCACGGCCATCACCAGGGCCGTGGCCAGGGAGGTGGTGACCGCGAGCGCGGGGCAGATTCCCAGGATCTGCAGGATCACAGGGTTGTTGTTCACCAGCGGGTCCAGGAGAATGCGTTCTGCGTCTGCCTGCTGCATGATTAACTCCTCTCTGCACGAATTCTTGCTAGGAAAGGTGCGAAACCCTCTTCACCCAGCCAGTAACGAACGAGGTTCGTAACACCCCGGCTGGTCATGGTAGCCCCCCCAAGGCCGTCCACCTGATAACGGGCCTCAGGGCTGTCACTATCCACTACGCCCTTGACCACGGCGAGGCGCACCTGGCCGTCTGTGTCATAGACAAGCTTGTTCTGCCACTTGTCCAGCCAGTCCGGGTTGTCCACCTCGCCGCCGAGGCCCGGGGTCTCGCCATGTTCGTAAACGCGCATCGCCTGGACGGTATTGCCGTCACGGGACAGCGCGATGAAGCCATAAAGGGTGGAGTACAAGCCGTAGCCGTGCACCGGCAGAATGACTGAGCGGAGTCCAGTGCTGTCGCGCACCAGGTAGACCGGCGCGTCCTTTGCCCGCCGTCTGATCTTGGCAAGGTCCTTGTCGCGCGGTATGACGACACCGGTGTCCGGGTCCTTCGCCGCCCTGTACTGGTCATATGTCGTGGCATCGACACCTTCGACGTACTCGCCGGTGGCAAGGTCGACCAATCGTATCTCCACCTGCTCGAACAGCAAGTCGATGTCCTCGTCTTCCCGATAGAGACCTGCGGCCAGAAGGATGTTGCGCTTCCTTTCCAGGGTCTTGTTGGCCTCCTGCAGTGGTCGCAGGGCCACGGCGACTGTGGAAACGATGATCGAGCAGACGACGCTCAGGGACACTGCCACCAGCAGGACCTTCCCCATACTGTCGTTGGCTCGCCGCGGCGCCGTTTTCGTTTCATCAGGCACTGCGGCGGACCCTCCTGCGGATGTGCACCTGTATCACGAAGTAATCGATCAACGGTGCGAACACGTTGGCGAACAGAATGGCGAACATGATACCTTCCGGATTGGCAGGGTTAGTGACCCGGATCAGGACGGTCATGAACCCGATCAGCAGGCCGAATATCCAGCGCCCGGCATCGGTCATGGCCGCCGACACCGGATCGGTAGCCATGAAGACCATCCCAAAGGCGAAACCGCCCAGCACCAGATGCCAGTACCAAGGCATCCCGGCCATGGGCTGTTGACCCGCTATGTTGAACATCAGAGCAGTGCATACCATCCCCAGAAACACGCCCGCCATGATGCGCCACGAAGCGACGCGAGTGACGATAAGGAATATGGCACCGAACAGGCATGCGAGGGTGGAGGTTGAGCCAAGGGAGCCCGGCATCTGGCCTAGAAACGCCTGCGTCCAGGTAACATTGGCCTCGGCGAGCGCCGCCATGCCGCCTTCCCCGGCCCGAGCAAGCGCCGTCGCACCACTGAAACCGTCCACCGCAGTCCAGACGTCTCCCGACATCTGGGCGGGATAGGCAAAAAACAGGAACGCCCGCCCTGTGAGCGCCGGGTTGAGGAAGTTCTTGCCCGTGCCGCCGAATACTTCCTTGCCGATGACCAC includes:
- the dsrB gene encoding dissimilatory-type sulfite reductase subunit beta, whose protein sequence is MSAKLAPRDQGVPDHKNLLHPGMARNYGKWAYHERIRPGVLLYVAESGDTLYTVRAGSPRTMSPNTVRKICDIADRFCQGYLRFSMRTNVEFMVEKEEDVEPLIEAIKTELGFPIGGTGPSISNISHTQGWLHCNLPGTDAAGTVKALMDDLIDEFENERFPNRVKITTSCCQINCGRHADIGVIVQHHHAPRTNHSNMQICDLPKVVAICPVAAIRPAVVDGNQSVEVVEEKCMYCGACHGQCPSMEIRDAETDTLSIWVGGKGSNTRSGPSLMKLAVWGLPNNPPRWPEVSDAVRKILQAYKEGGKDWERVGEWIERIGWQRFFEKTGFPFTKYHIEDGPGAMWTYNRSTHVRI
- a CDS encoding FAD-dependent oxidoreductase; protein product: METTIFRDGLSRAEVEVTLKNFDPEEIVVRNGRSWKCPVYVQRLPPCRNKCPASEDIRGYLTTIAQADLFHDTAGEVLDQAWRILTDKNPLPSVHGRICPHPCETACNRKHKEDGAVAINNMERFIGDYGLKRKLKLTKLTDEVKPEKIAIVGSGPSGLSAAYQMARRGYRVTIFEAYEKPGGMLRYGIPPYRLPKDVLDAEIQNILDLGVKLKCNTKVGEDISFGKIRRDFDAVYVAGGSHKGANMDVPGEDSANIFTAASFLNRVNTGAKVDIGDRVVVVGGGDSAVDAARVSVRLQALKREEEDLAEVQEIDEEELGEEVKAQVAVQDTISDKTMVDAARVSKRVSKYSEVVVLYRRTRDEMPAISEDVDAAEAEGIRIEYLSAPVRFVTEGGRATAVECIRMELGEPDESGRRRPVPINGSEFTLPVDTVMVGIGQKPDLVGGMTELANKWGWVDASSVGETNQAGVFAGGDVLGLGISANATGQGRVAARGMDAYLQRREYKRPHMGAPVKHTELRLDYYPRAPRNEEVEIDVAEAVASFSEIRKTLSSEQALAEAARCMSCGLCNVCDQCRIFCPQQAITRSMKRAKGKVMFTDYTRCTGCHVCFEACPTGYINMGMGF
- a CDS encoding CBS domain-containing protein — protein: MGKTLEPPLVSDLIITDVFTVSPDMTLEEVVHLLIEKQIPAAPVVVGKKGDLELIGIISERDCMEYLSSEVFYGNPSVTAKHMMERFPLCVSPETDIFSMAIIFTQHPHRYLPVVKKKKLLGFISRRDVLGGLFNFHRKVAKETSAKKSPLDYHELANLRFIIK
- a CDS encoding CBS domain-containing protein codes for the protein MPKSVAVKDYMSANLVTFSPDMDILKAISLLIEKRISGGPVVDKQGNLVGVLSEKDCLKVALHASYHSESAGTVAEYMHAETKTVDADTNIVDIAGMFLRDGYRRYPVMKDNRLVGQISRRDVLMALENLWQ
- the nqrM gene encoding (Na+)-NQR maturation NqrM, yielding MTLFLMSLLIFLLAMLGLGLGILAGRPPIKGSCGGLQGIKGLGSGCTACDGPCPEREKADSRRHL
- the nqrF gene encoding NADH:ubiquinone reductase (Na(+)-transporting) subunit F — its product is MVEIAMGVGMFTAIVLILVCVILMARAWLVTTGNVTITVNGETSFEAAAGAKLTDALASGGLYVSTACGGGGTCGQCRVKVLGIDDPLLPTEATHITKREAAEGDRLSCQVTVRHDLNVQVPREIFGAKTWECSVRSNRNVATFIKELVLQLPPGETINFRAGGYVKIECPPHRLKFSDFDIEPEFRDEWDRYKLWRYESVVKTPVGRAYSMANYPGENDIVMLNVRIATPPSVAPPSTPPGIMSSYIFNLRPGDKVTVSGPFGEFFAKDTDNEMVFVGGGAGMAPMRSHIFDQLKRLRARRKMTFWYGARSRREMFYMEDFERLQEENENFRWYIALSDPLPEDNWTGHTGFIHTTLYEEYLKDHPAPEECEYYLCGPPMMNSAVIHMLEELGVEEENIFLDDFGVGGR
- the nqrE gene encoding NADH:ubiquinone reductase (Na(+)-transporting) subunit E, whose protein sequence is MEGYLSLLIKAVFVENLALTFFLGMCTFLAISKQIETAMGLGAAVIVIQTITVPINNLVFHHVLQEGAFSWAGLPDVDLSFLGFITYIGVIAAMVQILEMTLDRYFPLLYHGLGIFLPLITVNCAILGGSLFMVERDYAFGESVVFGLGSGIGWALAITLLAGIREKLKYSDVPDGLQGLGITFISAGLMSLGFMAFSGMQL
- a CDS encoding NADH:ubiquinone reductase (Na(+)-transporting) subunit D — its product is MQQADAERILLDPLVNNNPVILQILGICPALAVTTSLATALVMAVAMTSVLALSNVFVSAIRHYVPTNIRIIVYMTIIASLVIVVDQLLKAYAYELSKQLSVFVGLIITNCIVLGRAEAFASKNPVFSSFLDGVGHGLGFSLILMTVGTLRELLGTGKLLGYQFLPLEREGGWYEPNGLMLLAPAAFVIIGLLIWAVRSWKTEQVEKPQYQIRQVHRTEVL
- a CDS encoding Na(+)-translocating NADH-quinone reductase subunit C, encoding MPDETKTAPRRANDSMGKVLLVAVSLSVVCSIIVSTVAVALRPLQEANKTLERKRNILLAAGLYREDEDIDLLFEQVEIRLVDLATGEYVEGVDATTYDQYRAAKDPDTGVVIPRDKDLAKIRRRAKDAPVYLVRDSTGLRSVILPVHGYGLYSTLYGFIALSRDGNTVQAMRVYEHGETPGLGGEVDNPDWLDKWQNKLVYDTDGQVRLAVVKGVVDSDSPEARYQVDGLGGATMTSRGVTNLVRYWLGEEGFAPFLARIRAERS
- a CDS encoding NADH:ubiquinone reductase (Na(+)-transporting) subunit B, coding for MQRLRRYLDRIQPLFAKGGQFQNFNALYEMVDTLLYTPADVTRGSPHVRDGLDLKRLMIFVVLAVTPCALVGIYNTGYQANAAMLAMGLESTGGWRGALLGALGIGYAPDSIWACFWHGFLYFLPIYVVTLAVGGFWEALFAGVRNHEINEGFLVTSMLFTLILPPTIPLWQVALGISFGVVIGKEVFGGTGKNFLNPALTGRAFLFFAYPAQMSGDVWTAVDGFSGATALARAGEGGMAALAEANVTWTQAFLGQMPGSLGSTSTLACLFGAIFLIVTRVASWRIMAGVFLGMVCTALMFNIAGQQPMAGMPWYWHLVLGGFAFGMVFMATDPVSAAMTDAGRWIFGLLIGFMTVLIRVTNPANPEGIMFAILFANVFAPLIDYFVIQVHIRRRVRRSA